ATAGTCTTTGTTTTAGGGTATGGAAACATATGTTGTGTTATTGTTGGTATCCATAGGATAAGATTCTGAaatcttatttttgttttttatttttttaaattgacctatatatgtttagtaactatctaataacttgatttaaacactttctaagttaattttaagtttaagaaAAAATGAGTTTGTatagttatttgattttatggTCTGGAAAACtcataaaagatttaaaaagaaGTTTTCTCGCACATCCCgcttaaattttagtaaaagttAGGGTTCTCGCCTAAAATTTTAGAAGAATTTAGGTTTCCCGCCTAAAATTTTAGAAGAATTTAGGTTTCCCGTCTAAAATTTTAGAAGAATTTAGGTTTCCCGTCTAAATCAAAGTCTTCCAGAAGGCTTCCCATGGATTAGatcttaaaagtaattaataaattttataaaaaaatattttcaaagagaaaaaatcgaaatcatgtattaataaacatttctaaaaggtaatttttttttaccagaaATTGAATTACTTTTAACAAAGATGAGTGAATGTAGATTAAGTCATGATAgtctttggtttagggtatgGTAACATATGTTGTGGTACTGTTGATATTTTGTAGGGTTAGATTCTGAAATCTTATCTTCATTTTTTCTCAAATCGacctatatatatttagtaactatctaataacttgatttaaacactttctaagtttcttttaagtttaataaagtGTTTTTTGCATAGTTAtttcattttagggtatagaagACTGTCAGAAGACTTTTAGAAGATTTCTTGAGAAGTTGTCTAGGATGAATAGTTAGAAGACAATTTATGCTAGAAgacttccaaagaagtcttCCAAACCGAACCAGACCTTAATTTTACCTTAAATTGTAATATAACCGAAGGTAAACCAAAAGTTAATTTAACCTAAGCCTAATAATTTACTGacataaatatgtttttttcactttttggtgtttttaaaaaaaatgttagcaATAACACGTTGAAGCCCTAGATGTTTCTCTGAGGCTATTGTAAAGGCGATTTCCGTCGAAAAATCTTCTTCGTCCTTTTCATCTCTGGTAATCTTGTTATTCTGGtaaatcttctttctttttcgtcTTCGAGAGCCATTGTCGTCGATTAAACTAAGCCGCTTATTTTTTTCCAGATCTGAAACCGTTTGTGTTGTATTCTAACTCCACCGCCAGTAAGTTCTTCCTCTTTACTGTCAAATTTTCATTTCATTACTGAAACCATTCGTTTCTCCATCGTGACTTCTTCCTTCTTGTCGAGTTTTGACAGATCTGCAACCGTAGCTGTCGGCGAATGTAACTTCTCTGTTTTGGACCTCGACTTCTCCGCTTTCCGACGGTATGTTCACCCAGTTGTTCGATGTATCATGGTTTATCTTCAGATTTGACTAGTTTTCTATTGGACGACTTCGTGACGACTTCATGCTGTCTCGGAAGACTTACAGGAGAAAACTTCAAGAAGACTTACATGAGACGACTTCAAGAAGACTTACAGAAGACTACGGGAGACTTTGTAAGTCTTCACGAAGTCTTCCGTAAGTCTTCACGAAGTCTTCCGGAAGTCTTCTTGAAGTCTTATGTAAGTCTTCCAGAAGTCTTCTTGAAGTCTTCTGTAAGTCTTCCGGAAGTCTTGTTGAAGTCTTCCAGAAGTCTTCTTAAAGTCTTCTCCTGTAAGTCTTCTTGAAGTCTTCTCCTGTAATTCTTCCGAGACAGCATGAAGTCTTTGCATGtttttctgtttgtttgtttgtttgttcgtTTCTGTTTGTGTTTGAAGTGTtgggttttcaatttttttcagaCTGTAAAATGGATTACCAGAATTTCCTATGAGGTTGTTCACCTTATGTGAAGAGCCTGTTCCAATGAAAAGTGCATATCATACAGATTATCCGAACTTGCTTCTTTTTATAAAGGCTGCTCTTAACGAAGATGAATGGGAGGAGCTGAAGAATTAAAGGTTGGGAATGTTCATCAAGTTTTAGGAGCTGCAATTTGGACGGGCGTCAAGGCTGGTTCATTATATGTTGTGTTACCAACTGGATATCAAGAAAAAGTATGAGCTCTGGTCTCTTATTGGTCCACACCTGGTGAGATTTTCACTAATTGAGTTCGAGCACCTCACCGGTCTAAACTACGAATATATGAGAACTTGGATAATCCGGCTGTAGAGGTGACAGATGAGTTGGCTCGTTTCTGGGAGCTGATGGGTGTGGATATTGATGCTGGTCCAAGTACCTTGTAAATAATAGCAGCATGTAAGAGATGTCAAGAGTGGTATGGGGATGACCACATGTGCCTGGGATACCTCACCATCTACACAGGTTATATTGAAGGGAAAAAAAACTCATCCGCTACACGGGCGAACCctgcaaggctagtgatggatttggAAGAATTTGAGACGTACCCGTGGGGGAGACTGGTTTTTAAGTGGTTGATAAACTCTGTGAAGCGTAAAGATTTTACAAAGACTTATACCATAGATGGGTTTGCCCAAGTTCTCCAAGTTTGGATCTACTTTGCTCTGCCCGACTTTGCTGCAGTCTTTGGGAAGCCCATACGAAACAAATCGAGTCCCCCTTTTCTGGCTTACAAGGGACATAAAGGACGAAAATTTGTCAAAGAGGGTATCACCACACAGGTTTCACCAATAAAACAGAGTACTGATTAATGTCTTACTGATCAACAAGGTATCAAAGTTGATATTTACTTAATGCAGACTCGCGTAATGAAATGTTCCCTCAACGGGACAATGATGTTGGTGATGTGGCGGTTGAAAACTTGGTGAAGTTCATGTTTGCTGCTAAAGCTAACTGGAAGTGGACTTAAAAGTGCTGGCCAGTCAAAGGTACTAAGACGTGGACCAATCATGTCTATGTGAAGCAATAACCTCCTCAGCTCCCTTTCAACGAAGAAAGAAGAGCTCCGAAAAAAGCTCGTACAGTGGCTTATACAGAATCTCTTCCATCAGATGATCATATTGAGCCTCCACCAGAGTCTTCTGCTGCTAGGAATGGGCTTACGAGAGTAGAGATTGAGCAAATGTTCAAGGAGATGACAAATGACTGCTGGGTTTAGTGAGTGCGTAAAGGAGATGAAGCTTCTCGGAGATAGGATATAAGTTGTGGAGAAGAAGGTGGGAATGAACCAGAAAAGCAATGACTCTAATGAAATTCAACTCACATTTTCAGACCCGAATAAGACTGAGCGTGAACCAGGGTTAGTACCAAACCCTCTTCCAAAATACGAGTGCTACAAAATACTAGGAAAAATACCAAGATACCGTAGTGGATTTGGTTTAGATTTGGTTTGTTTTGTATGAATTTTTGTGCTTTGTGTGCCAGAATTCTTGGATTTGGTTTGTTATGTATGAATGACTTTGCTTCCTCTAAGTGATTGTTGCCTTTTTTATTACTGTGGTTATTATATTTGGTACTCGTGTTGATATTCCCATTGTAATCGAAATTGCAGAGTGAGAGTGTGAACGGGGACAAACGAGAAAGGGAGAACACAGAACCCGATGGCATGAAAGAACCAAGTGTTGTCATTATGgacaaaacaaaaccaactaACTCAGATTTAAAGAAGGAGGAAGAAAgacgttttgaaaaaaaaatgatgctattaaagaatattttcGTGAAAAAAGTGAACGAGAAAGGAAGCTTGCCGCGTCACAGCAATCTCCTTCTCGTTTCAACCAAGAAGTTTGTTCATGGATATGATCCATTTGCACCGGTTGAGAAAGTGCTTCTTGACTTTCTGAAAAAGATCCATAAGTCATGATATCTCATACAGTTTGAAAAAAATGTCAAGTTTTGTTGATAGAATTTTGCCGTTTACAGGAACCATAAActacattttgacaaaaaacTTTGTGGAAGTCGAAGTTTGTGGTTTACCATCCTCCGAACCTCCATAAATGGCTCTTGGGCTCTGTAAGTCTCGTAAATACTACTCCTCGAAGCAGAAGACTTAAGGAAGACTTCAGGAAGACTTAACGAAAAATTCAGGAAGATTTCAGGAAGAATTCAAGAAGATTTCAGGAAGACTTCTTGAAGACTTCCTGAAGTCTCCTAAACACTACTCCTCGGAGCAGTCGACTTCAGGAAGACTTCACTACTCCTCAGAGCATACGACTTCAGGAAGTATTCTTGAAATATTCCTGAAGTCCTCCTGAAGTCTTCATGAAGTCTTTTGTCTTTAAAGACACGTTCTAACTTGTTACGTTTTGAATGCAGCACATGGATGGTTTTATCAATTAATTGAGGCTTCGATATTCCAAACATCCAGAGCATTTTAGGTCCGATAGGCTTTTCTTTCTTGATCATCATTTTGGACAAATGTAGATCGAGAACTACAGGAGAATTTAAGAGCTCACAGCCCGGTCTCAACGGCTTAGGAAGAAGGCTCCCTGCCGAGGCATTTGATCATTATGCATGTCTGGTTCCAAATTATCGCCAGTCAGATAAGATTTTGGGAaaatatgtggatgatatataTATGCCACAGTGAACTACAAAAACGACTATTGAATTGCTATTTGGGTATCGATCCCTAACAAGCACATCACCATCTGGGACAGCATTCCTACTCATATTAAACCTCCTCAACTCGTCAAGTTAATGGAGCTCTTTACCACAATAATCCCTTATTTGCTGGTTGAACTCTCTTCAACCGACGAAGAGCGAGCCAGATACATGCTGGATCCATTCACATTTAAGAGAGTGAGAGCCGGAGTACCTGTTGCACGATCTGGTGATTGTGGTGTGTACACCTTGAAGTACATCGAGTGCCATGCTCCTGGCATGTCATCATTTCCTCCTGCATTTTCTGATATATGCCAAGAAAATTAGGGATAAGATGGCGACAGAGATGTTCGAACATGATCTTTGCTACCATCGCGACGGAGATGATGATGACTATGCCTGCTTGGATTTGTAAGAAGAAAAATGATGTGTAATTTGTACAAGTACCTTGATGCTTTTGTCCTCTTTTGTAACCTTGTAGTACGTTAAAAGGGTAGGATATGATTAACATTTTTTGTAACCTATCCTCGTACTAAACTAGCCTTGTAGAACTAGTTTGGTAGTGAATCTAAGAAGGAACTTGTtctatttttcataataaaatgtTCAATTGATAAGACAATAGATATAAGTCATAACGCAAAATATAAGTCAAAAGACAATAGATATAAGTCATAACACAATACATAACAAGCAGATATAGAAAGATAGGTGGAAGACTTCCAGAAGACTTTCAAGAGACTCCAGAAGACGCACAGAGGACCAACATAAGTCAAAAGACAATAGATATAAGTCATAACACAATACATAACAAGCAGATAGAAATATAGGTGGAGGACTTCCAGAAGACTTTCAGGAGACGTCCAGAAGATGCACAGAGGACCAACATAAGTCAAAAGACAATATATATAAGTCATAACACAATACATAACAAGCAGATAGAAAGATATGTGAAAGACTTCCAGAAGACTTTTGGAAGACTTCAGGATgacttccagaagacttacagaAGACATTGAGAAGACTTCCAGCAAAGAAGACTTAaagaagacttgaagaagaTTGTTAGAGGACTCGCAGACGACTCTTAGCAGACTTACTGAACAGGTTGGTTGCAGTTTGGACGTGTATGACCAGGTTGTTTGCAGTTTGAGAAGCTGTAATCCTTGTGTAGCTTCTGTGGTTTGTGTCCTCTGAACCTGGATaactccaaccaagattgccatcttgactTCTTTTGTCGACCCGGACCATGCTTTACATCCGGAGGAAGACATTTGCGGATCTCAACTTCTCCAGCACAAGGATATATGTTATGTGAGTATCCTGCATGCAAATTCTCCCTTGAGTATAGCGGGCTCACAAGTGAGGCGATATGCACTTTAGCAaatgttccagctgctatagcatgtgAGCAACATATTTTCTCGATTCCAAAGACACCACATTCACACTTGATGTGTTCCAAATCAACAATACAGTTCCGCCTGCCACCTGTGACAAAGAATttccatccatcaattggttggACAGACATAGTGTCTGCTATCTCTGACCGAATCGCCAATAAGCGCTCAACTCCCTGACTATGCTCACATGTGAGAGTCAAAGCATCTtctctccttttccaataccaccTTCCCACCTTCTCCCTTATAAACTCCAAAAGGAAGTATATGGGAAATCCTCTTGCTGGCTTGAGCGCGGAGTTAATAGATTCAGctatgttgcttgtttttaaaTTGTACATATCTCCATGACAATGAACCCGTGACCATAGCCTGACGTCCGCCTTCTCCAAGTATGTTGCCAGCGCCGGGTTAGCACTCCGAATCTCTTCCATATACCGGTCGAAGTCATATACAGTATGAACATAAGCAGCTTTAACCAAGTACAAAAGATATTTTCCTTTATACCTTTGGACAATGTTCtgttgaaggtgataataacatgtTCCTCGgattgcccaaggaaacaccttatCACATGCGTTTTTAATAGCTGCATTCCAGTTAGAGACTATCACCAAAGCATGCTGGTTAGATATACAACTGCTCAATTTTGTGAAGAACCATTCCCAAGACTCATCATCTTCCCCATCTACAATTGCAAAACCCAGtggaaatatctgaaaattaCCATTTTGTGCAGCTGCAACTAGCATAACACTCTATACTTCTCGCTTAGGTGACTCTCATctaccacaatgacccttctctgatactaaAAACCGATAATAGAAGCTCCAGAAGCTAGAAACGGATACTTAAATCTATCTTTATCATCAAGTTCTATACTAGTGATAGAACCCGGATTTGCTAACTTGATTTGTTCCATATATGAAGGCAGCCACTCATACCCATCTTCTGCTGTTCCTCTTACCAGTTCTTGGACATATAACAATGCTCTGTATGAATTGGTGCAGTCAAGCGTCAttccaaacatgttcttc
This genomic stretch from Raphanus sativus cultivar WK10039 chromosome 3, ASM80110v3, whole genome shotgun sequence harbors:
- the LOC108845122 gene encoding uncharacterized protein LOC108845122 codes for the protein MKQKFSFKLYKVTKTLVVAKCCVAECGWKFRASVKHGTNTFWVTKYLKTHTCLVSDRVALRKHSTPKYVGKLFINRIGIIDGLNPKHIKDAMKNMFGMTLDCTNSYRALLYVQELVRGTAEDGYEWLPSYMEQIKLANPGSITSIELDDKDRFKYPFLASGASIIDGEDDESWEWFFTKLSSCISNQHALVIVSNWNAAIKNACDKVFPWAIRGTCYYHLQQNIVQRYKGKYLLYLVKAAYVHTVYDFDRYMEEIRSANPALATYLEKADVRLWSRVHCHGDMYNLKTSNIAESINSALKPARGFPIYFLLEFIREKVGRWYWKRREDALTLTCEHSQGVERLLAIRSEIADTMSVQPIDGWKFFVTGGRRNCIVDLEHIKCECGVFGIEKICCSHAIAAGTFAKVHIASLVSPLYSRENLHAGYSHNIYPCAGEVEIRKCLPPDVKHGPGRQKKSRWQSWLELSRFRGHKPQKLHKDYSFSNCKQPGHTRPNCNQPVQ
- the LOC108845120 gene encoding uncharacterized protein LOC108845120, with protein sequence MDLEEFETYPWGRLVFKWLINSVKRKDFTKTYTIDGFAQVLQVWIYFALPDFAAVFGKPIRNKSSPPFLAYKGHKGRKFVKEDSRNEMFPQRDNDVGDVAVENLLPFNEERRAPKKARTVAYTESLPSDDHIEPPPESSAARNGLTRVEIEQMFKEMTNDCWTRIRLSVNQEFLDLSESVNGDKRERENTEPDGMKEPSVVIMDKTKPTNSDLKKEEERRFEKKMMLLKNIFVKKVNEKGSLPRHSNLLLVSTKKFVHGYDPFAPVEKVLLDFLKKIHKS